Proteins encoded by one window of Ignavibacteriota bacterium:
- a CDS encoding DUF1684 domain-containing protein, whose protein sequence is MKKILFSLLAFLGLISFNSCNNYTPEEKEYINSIEENRNVVDEWMKDNQNSPFNYKGKVEYSGLKYFDVDPDFVFKSKFIEYDEKVDIPILGTKGEKRAALRIGYLSFNKDNKDYKLNVYANMGQDSSVYYSIWFTDKTTSRQTYGVGRYLSFELDPNKDHIYTIDFNLAFNPYCAYNANYSCAIPSQDDYLDLAVTAGEKIYHD, encoded by the coding sequence ATGAAAAAAATACTTTTTAGCTTATTGGCATTTCTTGGTTTAATAAGCTTTAACAGCTGTAATAATTATACTCCTGAAGAAAAGGAATATATTAATTCGATAGAAGAAAATAGAAATGTAGTAGACGAATGGATGAAAGATAATCAAAATTCACCTTTTAATTACAAAGGGAAAGTTGAATATAGCGGACTAAAATATTTTGACGTTGATCCTGATTTTGTATTTAAAAGCAAGTTTATCGAATACGATGAAAAAGTCGATATTCCAATTTTAGGAACAAAAGGCGAAAAAAGAGCGGCATTGAGAATCGGATATTTATCTTTCAACAAAGACAATAAAGATTATAAACTTAACGTATATGCAAATATGGGTCAAGACAGTTCAGTTTATTACAGTATTTGGTTTACAGATAAGACAACTAGCAGACAAACCTACGGCGTCGGACGTTATTTATCATTTGAACTTGATCCAAACAAAGATCATATTTACACAATTGATTTTAATTTAGCTTTTAATCCGTATTGTGCATACAATGCAAACTATTCTTGTGCAATACCTTCGCAAGACGATTACTTGGATTTGGCAGTTACTGCCGGTGAAAAAATTTATCATGATTAA
- the aroF gene encoding 3-deoxy-7-phosphoheptulonate synthase has translation MVIILENNATTEQINNIKKHLEDFGFKIHESAGVQRTILGAIGVKPDFDTRIIRILEGVADVYRVTSPFKLASRNFKEEKTVVRIKDVEIGGSKIAVMAGPCSVESEEQIFKLAEVVARSGAKILRGGAFKPRSSPYSFQGMGEEGLKLMRQAADKYGLLVITEVMQMDQIDLIGKYTDIFQLGARNMQNFSLLKELSLNNIPVMIKRGLAATIEEWLMSAEYVLAGGNKNVILCERGIRTFETYTRNTFDLSAIPIVHKKSHLPVVADPSHATGFRDQVPPMARAAVAAGADALMIEIHHDPENALSDGPQALLPDTFINLMDELRAIANAIGKTI, from the coding sequence ATGGTTATTATTTTAGAAAACAACGCAACCACAGAGCAAATAAATAATATCAAAAAACACTTAGAAGATTTCGGTTTTAAAATCCATGAATCTGCAGGAGTGCAAAGAACCATTCTTGGCGCAATTGGAGTTAAACCCGATTTTGACACCAGAATAATTAGAATATTGGAAGGCGTTGCCGACGTTTACCGCGTCACTTCCCCTTTTAAATTAGCCAGCCGTAATTTCAAAGAAGAAAAAACCGTGGTTAGAATAAAAGACGTTGAAATTGGAGGAAGTAAAATTGCGGTTATGGCAGGTCCATGTTCGGTTGAAAGTGAAGAACAAATATTTAAACTTGCGGAAGTTGTTGCAAGATCAGGCGCAAAAATTCTTCGCGGCGGAGCGTTCAAACCTAGATCATCACCTTACTCATTTCAAGGAATGGGAGAAGAAGGCTTAAAATTAATGCGACAAGCAGCCGATAAATACGGCTTGTTAGTTATAACTGAAGTGATGCAGATGGACCAAATTGACCTAATTGGGAAATACACTGATATTTTTCAATTGGGCGCAAGAAATATGCAGAATTTTTCATTGCTGAAAGAACTTTCTTTAAATAATATTCCTGTAATGATAAAGAGAGGTTTAGCCGCAACTATTGAGGAATGGTTAATGTCAGCAGAATATGTTTTGGCAGGTGGAAATAAAAATGTAATTCTTTGCGAAAGAGGCATTAGAACATTTGAAACATATACGAGAAATACATTTGACCTTTCGGCAATTCCAATTGTTCATAAGAAAAGTCATTTACCTGTTGTTGCGGATCCATCACACGCAACCGGATTTAGAGACCAAGTTCCGCCAATGGCAAGGGCGGCAGTTGCCGCGGGAGCCGACGCGTTGATGATTGAAATTCATCACGATCCGGAAAATGCCTTATCCGATGGTCCCCAGGCATTATTGCCGGATACTTTTATTAATTTAATGGATGAACTAAGAGCAATTGCCAATGCTATAGGAAAAACTATTTAA